The genomic DNA ATTAAACTTCACCTTATTTCGAATTCAAAATTAGTACTTCACTTATTTTTTAAAAGATACTCGAAATTTGACAATGTGATCCAGCATAAAGTAATCGTCATTATCCAGTTTTATAGGTTCAAAATTACGATCTCGATAAAAGCATCTTACAAATACGACAAATTTTTGTAAATGCTATATAGATAAGGATTGATGTGTTTGAGACTCTTTTTTGTAAAATCAAGTTAATAACTAATAGATATCAAACTTACTAACTTGATCGGTGATAGGTTATTGTTTTTCGGACTTAACTCGGTTTTTAAAAAATACTCAAACTTTGAAATTAGTCGTCACCAAATTTGATATGATTACATAATACACACACATAACATACACACGCAAAATACACAcaacatatatacatacatacatacaaacaaacaaacatacatacatacatacacacatacatacatacatacacatgTACGTGAGAAAGATGGGTCTGAGTCATCCTCACGTGACAATCCCGACATCGAAGAATATTACATGTAAAATTTTAAGGGTGTATTTGTAAATTCGatcatattttatatatttacaAATATATCCTTATACATTATATGAGAAAATAGTCTAATATCAAGATTTTATCCAAGGTCATCCATATGTGCAATATTATATATACAAGATGAGATTCAGTACAAACAGTCTTAACGTGTAAACCCACCTCCCAACTCATATATAACTTTGGTTCAACATCgtttattaaaaaaaatagttaaaattatattgaatacacataatttataacgaaaatatatttattacattttataatttattttttaaacaaTTTAAGACAAGTGTTTAACAAATATATAACTTAAGTTCTACACATATGTTGAACAATAGTTATACTTGTGTAGATCAAAtagataaaataattttacaatggtattattaataaaattatattaaattaataatgTTTCCTTTTTGCATAACCAAATTTAATATTGATGAACCTTAGAAGGATAGTTcaaaattatgaaatatatatttaaCAAAATTTTAACAACGGTTTTACACATtctatattaaataaataaaattttcatatcTTTGTGCTCTAATTTGATATTGATGAACTTTAAAAGGATATTGAAAGATTAAATTATATGTATTCAATTAAATTCCAactattatttaataaattaagttGAATTTACGTGTGTGCGGGCACGTGTATTGCATGTGTGTCATTTATAATATATTATCTAATTATTATAAGAAAAGATTAAAATTATAACAGATAAAATTTGAAATGATTTAAATGACGATATTAATCCATAACTCAAGATCAAATTCTAGAAAATAACCCGTGCCTTGCACGGTTTTTTTATGCTAATTTTTAATTATCGTCAATATTTCATAAGCATGAGGATGTATTGAGCACTTCTATAAAAAGCATGAATCATAGTTAGTTGATATGGGCAAGGGATAAATTGGTATGATTAGTTATACCattaattagaattaatttaataatatatatatatatatatattatttttaatatatttgttTTATTATTTAGCTATACATATACAATTATCatctttttattaaaattttcaatatcAAACTTTTGAATTATGTGCTAATTTGAGACGAAAAAACAGGAGATTCTGTGATTAAACCGTTTAATATAGTAAATGTATTTGTGAGAATAATTTTTTCTCAAGTTTCTAACttctttatttttaataatttttaaaaatttattttttaactaTACCAATTTTCGACCAATTGATCTGGCTGTTCacaatttttttacaaaaaaaactTATTTTGTGACCCGGTCTTTGCAAACTTAAATCGATTAGCCTTGTTTATGATTAATCAGGATTACTCACCGATTTTGAGAATAGTGGCGTGGAGCAATAATTCCCCATCGTGTAAAGTCGATACAAAGTTGACTCCAACATTTACGGTACTTACGTTTTATCCCAACTAGATTTGTTGATAAGACCATCTGCGGTGCAAAAGCCCAGGTCCAACTCTTTTGGGACCCTTTTACATGCCACATAAATCAAAAcagattttataaaaaaatcgtCCAACTTCCTCCAATGCAGCACAGCTCAAGTCCACTTCTCAATGATCCCACTTATTTACTTTTTATCTACTTTGTACATCATTTTAAATAGCTATTAATGATCCAATTAGTTTTCTTTATTATAATAATTTGTATGAAATGATaaataatcatttaaaaaaaGAAAGATAAATAATCATTAGTTTCCTTCATTTATTCGTTGCCATCTTTTTTTTTTATAGCAATAGCACCTCTTTTGATAAGCCCGGGATTACTTTCTTCACAATAGTGGCGAATACGATCCCAAAATACTTCACCTTTTTGATCTGCACCGATTATAGGATCAGTAGATACATTCAACCATGCGCTAATTAGAAGTTTATGATCTTCACTCCATTTCCACTGAGTTATAGAATCTCACATGTTTTCAACTTCGATAACATCATCATTAAGATCGATAATGGATTTTGTGGACATGAAAATTGAGAATTATCGATATTTGTTTTTTTTGTACGGAAAATAAGGATTCGGGAATGAATATGGATATTGAGTATTCGGGAATTGAGAATTTTGGGGGTTTGAGTTTTGTGAGTTTGAAGGAGAATAATTGTTTGGGTTCATTTTTGATGGTAAAAAATATAAGCTTATTTGAGAAGGAGAAAGAAGTGAATGTGAGTTTTAGAAATTTACTAAGCTTACTATTTATAGTGTAAAATTTTGGAAcgttaaaattttaaatattgcAAAGACTATTTAAACGTTAATTTTTTATAACGTTATTTTGATCAGAAGAATTTGCAGCTTTTCCATTTCATGCAGCATAAAAATGAAATGCAGAATAATACAAGGCAATCATGTGGTTTATATAACATTAAAATAATAGGATGGGGGCACATGTTTGTAGATAAAGTAAAGAGTTGGTCAGTCCAACTACTCGGGCCTGACCAACTCACTCAACATGCTCCAGCGCTGTAAAAGGAAAAGGGATCCGCGGCACGCTCTCCAACGCAGCACTTGGGCTTGCATTGGAGTTGCTCTAAGTGGTCGGGCTATGTACATTCAGTCCGGAAACAATattaaaaataacaatttttttgGAGAAATTTAATGAAAATAACAGTTTTTGTAAGGGATTGCTAATTTTAACAATTGAAGTACCCAATTGGCAAATGAATATTTCATTTGTATAATATAACCCATTGACAAATGAGTATTatgaaaatatattatatttgataTTCAAATTAACAAATGGATATCTAAAAAAAAAATTGGGATACCCTATTCATAAATGAGTATTTCGTATAAGTCAAGATACCCAATTATCAAATGGTGGGTATCTCACTGGGATAAATAAAACATCTACTTTTAAAATGCAAATTTTTGTTAATCTTTCGGAAAAGGTGGGTAAAAAATAGGGATGGGCACGGACTCCGGCCCGACCGATCCCACCCCGATCCCCGCACCGAAAGTGGCGGGGATTCGGGGATTTTTGCGGGTACGGGTCGGGGAATGTGGACGATTTCGGAAAAAAATCGTGGAACGGGCCGGGGACGGTTTTTTATGTCTACCCGGTCCGATCCCCGTCCCTTACCCGGTTTTTTCCTGCTCtacaatatatttatatattcttATTTATCTTCAAGAAATATGTAAGTGCTACGAACAATTTGTATTTTCTATGTTGTTAGAGATGTTTTTAGATgctatttttttcaaaatataagGTCAGAGTGAAGTATTACAAATGTACTTTGATATTACATAAATATTTCATGTATAAAAAGACAAAATTATTAGAATTTGTAGTTTAATGTTTTGTTTTGATACTTTTTTTGTATATATATTGCATGGAAAAAAAAATTAACAgaaattttgatttaaataaaatatcTCCGATTACCCGCGGGATCCCCGCTTGGGCCGGGGACGGGGAATGATATATAGTACCCGACAGGGAATGGGCCGGGgatagagatgcacaaaaagcccgggcccgaaaatctggcccggcctgatccggtcaaagcccggtcaagcccggcccgggcttcgggcctcgacggaccctatatttttaggcaaagcccggcccggcACGGCTCGGTTAAAAGCCCGGGTttcggcccggcccggcccgattaaaagcccgaaaaaatccggttataatctgattattctaatatattttttatatatttataaattcacatttactataaatataaataatactttaaacacatatatatttacatatttgtgattaataatattatttatatacttcgttgcataaataatgaaaaaagatataataagtacactatatatatttggatatcattgttatcataacaatgatatcattgttatcataacaatgataaaatatattatataaacatgtttattttttgtcgaacttaaatattttcaacgaagtaatgttttcataaaatattccatgtaaactaatacatttttacgatgatctagttgctaacatatgtattcttcggaatctctaataatactcgatccgatttaaattagaaaaaagcccggcccgatccgatccgaCCCGAAAAAAAGTCcggttaggcccgcctcgagggcccaaatgggctttgACATTTCCGGAAAGCCCGGCCCGAcccggtcaaagtcaaagcccgaaaagcccggcccggtcaaagaccgagctttttaaggcccggtcaaagcccggcccggtgggccttttgtgcatctctagccGGGGAGTAGGTTTAAAGTCGCGGGCTGGGGGCGGGGATAATACTACCCAGCCTCCGTAGTAAAAATAGCCAAAACCCTTTTGAGGTTTGGTTttaagaaaacaagaaaaataataataaatcacCTACATTCACCATTAAGATTTTTATTTAAGCTTGATATTAACAAGCATATTGTGACACATGAGTATGTCAATTTCATAGACAAGTAACTAATAAGCAATGCTTAAACAGCCATAACACACTACATTGGCAAGTTGCTGGTGAATCTGAAACCTTAACATCTGCTTAAATGGCGCCTGCAATTCATCGATTACGTTTCCGTTTACTCGGAAAGACTTGGCAAGAATATCAGCAGATATTTCAGGCTTGGCTCCAAACACAGCATTTCTGAAGAAGTAAATTTCAGGGTTCTGGCTGCTAAAAAAAGTAAATCCTAATCCGCTACTATTTCCCAGATTCTGGCTGTAGTGGTGAATACCTTCTGGGAACGCAAACACATCACCTCTGTTGAGGACTTTACTAATACCACGATATTCTGGACCAGAAGTGACAAATCCTACCCGCACTGTTCCTTCAATGACTATTAGAATTTCACTAGCACGATGAGTGTGTAGAGGACCAACTCCAAAAGGAGCAAAGTCGACACGAGCTAGAGAAAGTCCGAGAGTGTTCAGTCCAGGAATCCTCGCGGCATTGATCAAATTTACAGATACTCCAGCTGCATTTGGTGTTTTACCTACCACGTGCAATCCGGTAGTAAAGAAGTCGTTTTCATTTACAGTCTTGGGGTCCTTGCAAACTGATTCACCAGCTAAGAGTAAACAAAAAAGAAAATTTATCAAGTTGCTTGAAATTTCTCAGGTAGATAGATATTTATCGACAAAGTAAATAATAGCAAAATTGAACGCGTTATAGATGTTAAGCATGTTCAATACCTGAGCCTTTTGCCTGAGAAACACAGAAGTCCTGAATAGGATTACTATCAGAAGCCAGAGCAACAAAGCAAGTTATAGTACTTATGAATCCGATGAAAAGAATGTTGGAGCGTAATGCCATCTTTAAAGATTAAATGATTCTCGTGAGAGTTAATAAGTTGAGAAAATATTGAATTGCTCACCGCTAGAAATGAATTAACATTACGCGTTTATATAGAAAACTTTGGGAGGCGAAGTGTGACATTACGCGTTTAATCAAGAACGAGCCTAATTAATTGGATCGTTCACATAATCAAGACACTGGCAATAAAATTTAACGAAGATAGATGACGTATAAACTTCTTCTTTCATCTGTGTATTTTAGCATTCTATGAAGGATGTACATGCCAGTTACCTGGAAAACTTGATTTTAACCATACTTGTTTAAAACTAACCAATCAGTTAGTAAGGGAGAAAGCTTGTAGTTCTTGTTCTCTATATGAAAGCAATTACAAGTATAATGTCAAGTTGTCAAACATTTTTATGTATGAATCATATTTTGCCAGGTATAGCTTCATTAGATATCATCATCCTATTCTTGCACAAACAAATTAGGCCATCTGCATTTGTTAAGGAACCAGACGCATATCATGCTAATGAACCGGTCGCTCCAAAATCTTTGGAGATTGACACTTTTCAGGTCTTATGTTAATGTTCTAATAGCAGTCAACAAAATCTCTCTTCACTTATACCATAAGTCTGAGCTGATTTGGGTTTGTGCAATTATGAGTATGCAATAAAACTCTTATCAAAACCTAGCTATTAGTATTTATATAGTAATTTCTTCCAATTGCTATTAGTATGCTATACTGAGAAAAGTTCTATGGAGATCACATATTTATCGGAAACTTCGGAGACCACTTATGTTCTGCAATTAAAACactatgaaatatattattttgtgaagtatgttctatgaatatcactaattcattaaaattgttgaagatcgtttaagtttaataagtataatgtgtatgttctgcaatttgaacaaatgttctgcaaaTTAAACATGTTTCGTAGAATAAAACTTTTTGTGATGTTCTTCATGCGGTACATGTATGATATTTAAGATTTTGAATATAATAATGATTTTTGTAGAATATTATTCgcaaataatatgttttgcaatatttttatgcaagattttagttGCAGAACATAAGTGGTCTCCGTGGTCTTCAACGAAAACGTGGTTTTCATAGAACTTGACTATATACTTAACCAGAGCTCTATTTAGGGAGTCCTCCCCCTTCTGTATCTAAATATATTTATGTTGTTATTGATTGATGATTTATATATGGTTGATTGTTATTTATGTTGTTATTTGTTTGATGATTCATGTTGCCGATTATACAATCTTATTGAAAGGGAGTGTTTAAAAGTATAAAATCTTAATTTATGTTGTGGGTTGCGCTAGAAGAGTACAATATATGATAACAAAAATGATTCAAAACAGATAAATGGCATTCATCATTAAATCAAATCAAAGACAGATGAATGATTCAGAAATAGATGCAGAGTAAAGTGTTTCTCAGCACACAAATATTCATTCAAACTGCATAGTCTCAAAATGAAAAGATAAGATAGCTACATGTAGGGACAAGTTCTTATTAATTCCCTGACAAACTAATTTGAAAGATAGTGCAGATAGTGCCAATCATTGTGTGAGCTGGTAAGTCCTAGTTGTCTATAGCACAGCAGTGGTCCCAGAAGGCTACTGGTGAATAGCAGTCCCCTTAATACTCCCCCTCAAGCTGGTTGTGAGGCACAATAACAGCCAGCTTGTGCACGTGTGATTGATGAAGAGAGACATGTAGGACTTTGGTCAGAATATCAGCAACCTGAGAGCTAGAGGAGACTTTTGCAGGAATGATGTGTCCAACCTTGATTTCATCTCGAACATAGTGACAATCAACATCAACGTGCTTCATTTTTCATGTAGGACAGGATTGACAGCTATGGCGAGAGCTGCTTGATTATCATAATGAATTATAGCAGCAGGAATGTGTCCAAAGCCAAGGTCTTTCAGCAGAGCAGTTAGCCATGTAATCTCACATGTTGTGAGGGCCATTGTCTGATACTCTGCTTCAGCAGAGCTTCTTGCCACCACGGTCTATTTCTTGGCCTTCCAGGAGATTGGAGAATTACCAAAGAAAATACAATAGCCTGTTGTTGAGCGTCTAGTATTGGGAAAACTAGCCCAATCGCTGTCACAATAGGCATAGAGTTGTGCAGCACTGTTAGTAGCCAACAATATTCCTTGAGATGTCGATCCAACCAAGTACATGAGGAGTCTCTTTGCTGCTTGTAGATGAGCACTTGTAGGAGTTTGCATGAATTGGCTTAACAGTTGGA from Apium graveolens cultivar Ventura chromosome 5, ASM990537v1, whole genome shotgun sequence includes the following:
- the LOC141723891 gene encoding putative germin-like protein 2-1; translation: MALRSNILFIGFISTITCFVALASDSNPIQDFCVSQAKGSAGESVCKDPKTVNENDFFTTGLHVVGKTPNAAGVSVNLINAARIPGLNTLGLSLARVDFAPFGVGPLHTHRASEILIVIEGTVRVGFVTSGPEYRGISKVLNRGDVFAFPEGIHHYSQNLGNSSGLGFTFFSSQNPEIYFFRNAVFGAKPEISADILAKSFRVNGNVIDELQAPFKQMLRFQIHQQLANVVCYGCLSIAY